The following are encoded together in the Phormidium ambiguum IAM M-71 genome:
- a CDS encoding transporter substrate-binding domain-containing protein, whose product MSIRRRFILQAGTSFLLTASIQGCIQNSASTSTLKISNTLLKQIKKRGYLLVATEEDYPPFEFLLNGKPTGFDNVLLTRLRQEVPFEIRQEIVPWQKILPGILAEKYDVALTAAGITDERAKLVSFTTPIAESTIAYLKRKDDTSIQKIQSLSGKTLGVKQGGISLAAIPDLVAELKKQGGTLGAVKQYRSYAEAYQDLIDKTIDVVLNNIVSLSVLVDEKPAIFELGKRVSRKSYAAWAVKRGNQELLDVLNQFLLRQREQGELEKLQEYWFKMTFDNLPQQPLLPGDRPIQNLNS is encoded by the coding sequence ATGAGTATTCGTAGACGTTTTATCCTACAAGCTGGAACTAGTTTTCTTCTCACAGCAAGCATTCAGGGGTGTATTCAAAACAGTGCCAGCACTTCCACTCTAAAGATTAGCAACACTTTATTAAAGCAAATCAAAAAGCGGGGATACTTACTGGTAGCGACAGAAGAGGATTACCCTCCTTTTGAGTTTTTGTTGAATGGCAAACCTACAGGCTTCGATAATGTATTACTGACTCGGTTAAGGCAAGAAGTTCCCTTTGAGATTCGCCAGGAAATTGTTCCTTGGCAGAAAATTTTACCAGGTATATTAGCAGAGAAATACGATGTTGCTTTGACTGCTGCTGGAATCACTGATGAAAGGGCTAAGTTAGTCAGCTTTACTACTCCGATCGCAGAATCAACTATTGCCTACCTGAAACGCAAAGATGACACCTCGATTCAGAAAATTCAATCTCTTTCTGGTAAGACGTTGGGAGTAAAACAGGGAGGAATTTCTCTGGCTGCCATTCCCGATTTAGTAGCAGAATTGAAAAAACAAGGGGGTACATTGGGTGCAGTTAAGCAGTACCGAAGCTATGCTGAAGCTTATCAAGACTTAATCGATAAAACAATAGATGTTGTCTTAAATAACATTGTGTCCCTTTCGGTTTTGGTGGATGAGAAACCTGCCATTTTTGAATTAGGCAAAAGAGTAAGTCGTAAGTCTTATGCAGCTTGGGCAGTCAAGCGAGGTAATCAGGAATTATTAGATGTTTTAAATCAGTTTTTACTAAGACAGAGAGAGCAAGGTGAACTGGAAAAACTCCAGGAATATTGGTTCAAGATGACATTTGATAATTTACCCCAACAACCTCTCCTCCCTGGCGATCGTCCGATTCAGAATTTAAACTCTTAA
- a CDS encoding acyl-CoA synthetase — MNLPPIDRANQNPTKTAIVATEGTFTYQDLLENSAKIATKLLDNIADLQEQRVAFLIPSGFQYVATQWGIWRAGGIAVPLCVSHPKPELDYVISDSGASIIIAHPSFENLLRPIAEERNIRFILTSETLPEQVSLLPKIELTRRALILYTSGTTGKPKGVVTTHKNIEAQVTSLVSAWGWTEDDRILHVLPLHHIHGIINVLTCALWSGAECHILPKFDAEVVCDRISEGDLTLFMAVPTIYVKLIAAWEKADGDRQKRISAGCAKMRLMVSGSAALPVQVLEKWQNISGHFLLERYGMTEIGMALSNPLKGERLAGYVGKPLPQVEVRLVDENGEAVTSGTPGEIQVKGATVFLEYWQKPEATIKAFRDGWFCTGDLAVVENENYRILGRISVDIIKTGGYKVSALEIEEVLRTHSGILDCAVVGVEDAEWGERVCAALVLKLGNDLSLETLRSWAKERLAIYKVPSKIIFVEELPRNAMGKVTKPSVAKLFP, encoded by the coding sequence GTGAATCTTCCACCGATCGATCGCGCAAACCAAAACCCAACCAAAACCGCAATTGTCGCCACTGAAGGAACTTTTACTTATCAGGATTTGCTGGAAAATTCGGCTAAAATTGCGACTAAACTTTTAGATAATATTGCAGATTTACAAGAACAGCGAGTTGCTTTTCTCATACCTTCGGGATTTCAATATGTCGCTACACAATGGGGGATTTGGCGTGCGGGTGGAATCGCTGTACCTTTATGTGTTTCTCACCCCAAACCTGAGTTAGATTATGTGATTTCCGATTCAGGTGCATCAATTATTATTGCACATCCGAGTTTTGAAAATCTATTACGTCCCATAGCTGAAGAGAGAAATATCAGATTTATTTTAACTTCGGAAACTTTGCCAGAACAAGTTAGTTTGCTGCCAAAAATTGAGCTTACCAGACGAGCATTAATCCTTTATACTAGCGGGACAACTGGAAAACCCAAAGGCGTTGTTACTACACATAAAAATATTGAAGCGCAAGTAACAAGTTTAGTTTCGGCTTGGGGATGGACAGAGGACGATCGCATTTTGCACGTCTTACCTTTACATCACATTCATGGCATTATTAACGTGCTCACTTGTGCTTTGTGGAGTGGTGCAGAATGTCATATTCTACCTAAGTTTGATGCGGAGGTTGTTTGCGATCGCATCAGTGAAGGTGACTTAACTTTATTTATGGCTGTACCGACAATTTATGTTAAGTTAATTGCCGCTTGGGAAAAGGCAGATGGCGATCGACAAAAAAGAATCTCCGCTGGTTGCGCTAAAATGCGATTAATGGTTTCAGGATCGGCAGCTTTACCCGTTCAAGTATTAGAAAAATGGCAAAATATTAGCGGTCATTTTCTCTTGGAACGTTACGGAATGACCGAAATTGGCATGGCTTTATCTAATCCTTTAAAAGGTGAAAGATTGGCGGGATATGTGGGAAAACCTTTGCCGCAAGTAGAAGTTAGATTAGTAGATGAAAACGGGGAAGCAGTAACTTCGGGAACTCCGGGAGAAATTCAAGTTAAAGGGGCAACTGTGTTTCTGGAATATTGGCAAAAACCAGAAGCTACTATTAAAGCATTTCGTGATGGTTGGTTTTGTACGGGCGATTTGGCAGTTGTTGAAAATGAGAATTATCGCATTTTAGGTCGAATTAGTGTTGATATTATTAAAACTGGCGGTTATAAAGTTTCGGCTTTGGAAATTGAGGAAGTTTTACGCACTCATTCAGGTATTTTAGATTGTGCAGTTGTGGGAGTGGAAGATGCCGAATGGGGTGAGAGAGTTTGTGCAGCTTTGGTATTAAAATTAGGGAACGATTTAAGTTTGGAAACTCTTAGAAGTTGGGCAAAAGAACGATTAGCTATTTACAAAGTTCCTAGCAAAATAATTTTTGTGGAAGAATTACCTCGCAACGCGATGGGGAAAGTAACTAAGCCTAGTGTAGCAAAATTGTTTCCGTAA